In the Gemmatimonadales bacterium genome, one interval contains:
- a CDS encoding thiamine pyrophosphate-dependent dehydrogenase E1 component subunit alpha: MTTQASEPRMELEQNLHMYRQMAKIRAFEEQVQELYKSAKMPGLAHLYVGEEAVAVGVCEALKRDDFITSTHRGHGHCLAKGALVNRMFAELLGKEPGYCRGKGGSMHIADPETGNLGANAIVGGSAGIATGAALSAKMRKSGQVAVCFFGDGALGQGVLYEAMNMAALWKLPVIYVCENNLYGEYTPCGETIAGEILARAQAFGIHAESVDGQDVQAVWATMRRLVERARRGEGPAFLECKTYRYYGHHVGDVNREYRTKDEEREWMTNHDPLLTLAGRLTGQGLADASVFERILADVKAEIDSGVQFALAAPYPEPSEVDEDVYA; the protein is encoded by the coding sequence CTCCACATGTACCGCCAGATGGCCAAGATTCGCGCCTTCGAGGAGCAGGTGCAGGAGCTGTACAAGAGCGCGAAGATGCCCGGCCTGGCCCATCTCTACGTCGGCGAAGAGGCGGTCGCGGTCGGCGTCTGCGAGGCGCTCAAGCGCGACGACTTCATCACGAGCACCCACCGCGGCCACGGCCACTGCCTGGCCAAGGGGGCGTTGGTCAACCGGATGTTCGCGGAGCTGCTCGGCAAGGAGCCGGGCTACTGCCGCGGCAAGGGCGGCTCGATGCACATCGCCGATCCGGAGACGGGCAACCTCGGCGCCAACGCCATCGTCGGCGGCTCCGCCGGCATCGCCACCGGCGCCGCGCTCTCGGCCAAGATGCGCAAGAGCGGCCAGGTCGCGGTGTGCTTCTTCGGCGACGGCGCGCTGGGCCAGGGCGTGCTCTACGAGGCGATGAACATGGCCGCGCTCTGGAAGCTGCCGGTCATCTACGTCTGCGAGAACAACCTCTACGGCGAGTACACGCCCTGCGGCGAGACCATCGCCGGCGAGATCCTGGCGCGCGCCCAGGCCTTCGGGATCCACGCCGAGAGCGTCGACGGCCAGGACGTCCAGGCGGTCTGGGCTACGATGCGCCGCCTCGTCGAGCGCGCGCGCCGCGGCGAGGGCCCGGCCTTCCTCGAGTGCAAGACCTACCGCTACTACGGCCACCACGTCGGCGACGTCAACCGCGAGTACCGCACCAAGGACGAAGAGCGGGAGTGGATGACCAACCACGATCCGCTCCTGACCCTGGCGGGGCGGCTCACGGGGCAAGGGCTGGCCGACGCGAGCGTCTTCGAGCGGATCCTCGCCGACGTGAAGGCGGAGATCGACAGCGGCGTGCAGTTCGCGCTGGCCGCGCCGTACCCAGAGCCCAGCGAGGTTGACGAGGACGTCTATGCGTG